One segment of Brassica napus cultivar Da-Ae chromosome C3, Da-Ae, whole genome shotgun sequence DNA contains the following:
- the LOC106378933 gene encoding uncharacterized protein LOC106378933, protein MSHLLRRLKRSFGVSHLTASSRSFSNHIFKVTPCGTTVRDGDVGYLAIYSYVDNLIDCTEKKVPMELAKGMGTIGASHGWVATLKNGTIRLQDDLDPYASYTDPKRIPLPPLTASWLSKFLGLQLSLCRPAQRNCKWSNIRISDPSFFSSHLMYSKRDGLFSMPAAGGNYTASCDLGRHVNEPKIQMLSYPKQRVFEDMYVKSTGTFFDKEFLRKFDWKHSDWSCRMEHYLVDSSHTGETFLVKLSKDINPQDGRSELDKFLVLKIDEEGNAEYTKDFGGECIFISKAESFCLPASCLHDKGPNCIYHLSDTSFGIKCMDDVWKERGGDLAFPGPFWFPPKLDTKGKRILSSGIQYPV, encoded by the exons ATGTCTCATCTTCTCAGGCGGCTCAAGCGATCCTTCGGAGTAAGCCACCTCACCGCTTCTTCTCGGAGCTTCTCTAATCACATCTTCAAAGTAACACCTTGTGGAACTACTGTGAGAGATGGTGACGTTGGATATCTAGCTATCTACAGCTACGTTGATAACTTGATAGACTGCACAGAAAAGAAAGTGCCTATGGAGTTAGCAAAAGGGATGGGAACAATAGGAGCATCCCACGGCTGGGTAGCAACTTTGAAAAATGGGACCATTCGTCTTCAAGATGATCTAGACCCCTATGCGTCGTATACAGACCCAAAACGCATTCCTCTGCCTCCTCTT ACTGCATCGTGGCTGTCAAAGTTCTTGGGACTTCAGCTAAGCTTATGTAGGCCTGCTCAGCGAAATTGCAAGTGGAGCAACATCAGAATCTCAGACCCCAGCTTCTTCTCCTCCCATTTAATGTACTCCAAGAGAGACGGTCTGTTCTCCATGCCCGCTGCTGGAGGAAACTACACAGCATCGTGTGATCTTGGGAGACACGTGAACGAACCAAAGATTCAGATGTTGTCGTACCCGAAACAACGCGTGTTTGAAGACATGTATGTAAAGAGCACGGGTACGTTTTTCGACAAAGAGTTTCTGAGAAAGTTCGACTGGAAGCACTCGGACTGGTCATGCAGGATGGAGCACTACTTGGTGGACTCGTCACACACAGGTGAGACTTTTCTGGTGAAATTGTCTAAAGATATTAACCCACAAGACGGGAGAAGTGAATTGGACAAATTCCTTGTGTTGAAAATAGACGAGGAAGGAAACGCTGAATATACTAAAGACTTTGGAGGTGAGTGCATTTTCATCTCTAAGGCTGAATCTTTTTGTCTCCCGGCATCTTGTTTGCATGACAAGGGACCAAACTGCATCTATCATTTAAGCGACACGAGCTTTGGAATAAAATGCATGGATGATGTTTGGAAAGAGAGGGGTGGGGACCTAGCTTTCCCAGGCCCTTTTTGGTTCCCACCAAAGCTAGACACCAAAGGTAAACGTATCCTTTCTTCAGGTATTCAGTATCCAGTGTAA